The DNA sequence GATCACGCTTTTCAGGCCCATGTCCGGGCCAAAAGACCTCGTCGTCGCGCTCGAGCAAGTGGCGCAGGCTCGCCATGTAGTCGGCCATGTTGCCATCGGGGGGCGCGATGATGCTGGTGGACCAGGCCATGACGTGATCGGCAGAAAACAGCGCGTTTTCCTCCCGCAGCGCGAAGGCCATGTGGTTGGATGTGTGGCCCGGCGTGAAGACCGCCTCCAGGTGCCAGTCCCGGCCTGCAATCACCTCGCCATGGCCAATGCGCTGGTCGGGGTCGAAATCCGTGTCGCCGCTGGCGTCCAGCTCGATCATGCCGGACAGGTCGCGGGCGATGGCGCGACCCGAGCCATGGGGGCCGAAGGCAATGGTGGGGGCACCGGTCGCCTGCTGCAGCCGGGCCGCAAGGGGAGAATGATCGCGGTGGGTGTGCGTGACCACGATGTGGCTCACCGTCTCGCCCTCGATCGCCGCGAGGAGGGCCGCCAGATGATCATCGCTCTCGGGCCCGGGATCGATGACGGCAACCGAACCCTGGCCGACGATATAGGTGTTCGTGCCGCGAAAGGTGAAGGGACCCGGATTGGGTGCTACCAAGCGGCGGATCAGGGGAGAGACTTGCTGGGCGCGGCCGAGGGTGAAATCCATGTCTCGCTCAAATGGGATGTCGGCCATATGCGGGTCTCCAGTCGCGGTTGAGGTAGCAGGGATGGACAGGCGAAACAAGCCGCGGACGGGCCGGGCTTCAGAGGCGGCCGTTGCGGAGAGGCTTTGCAGCGCCTGCTGCGCGCGATAGGGTCGGCTCACTCATCATAAGAGGCGGTCATTCATGCGGTCTTTACGGGCGATCAACGTGGTCGGGTGCCATGCGGAGGGAGAAGTGGGCGACGTGGTCGTCGGCGGGCTGCTGGCGCCCAAAGGCGAGACGGTCTTCGAGATGATGAAGACCATGGAGCGCGAACAGGACCATATCCGCCGCTTCCTGCTGTGCGAGCCGCGCGGCACCGTGGCGCGGAACATGAACATCATCGTGCCGGCCAAGCGCGCCGATTGCGTGGCGGGCGCCATCATCATGGAATCGACGGAATATCCGCCGATGTCGGGCTCCAACACCATGTGCATCTCGACCGTGCTGCTGGAAACCGGGATGGTGCCCATGGTGGAGCCGGTGACGCGGATGCGGCTCGACATGCCCGGCGGACCGGTGGACGTGATCGCCGAGTGCCGGGACGGGAAATGCGTCTCGGTGACCTTCGAGAACGTGCCCTCCTTCGTGTTCCATCTGGACGCACCACTGGAGCTCGAAGGACATGGGACGATCAGCGTGGATGTCGCCTATGGGGGCATGATCTACGCTCTCGTGGATGCGAGGGCGCTCGGCTTCTCCATCGCACCGGACGAGGCCCGGGACCTTGCGGTGCTTGGTGAACAGGTGCGGATCGCCGCGCGCGCGCAGATCGAGGCGATCCATCCGGAGCTGCCGGAGGTGAAGGGCGTCTCCATCGTCCAGTTCAATACCCGCTTCGAGGGGCCGGACACCGTTGCCCGCAACACCTGCATCGTGTCGCCGGGACGGTCGGACCGCAGCCCGACGGGCACCGGGCTTTCGGCGCGGCTGGCGGTGCTGGCGGCGCGGGGACAGCTCAAGGTGGGCGAGCGGTTCTCGCATTCCTCGATCATCGGATCCCGCTTCGACGGGCGGATCGCCGGCGAGGCACGGTGCGGCGACAAGCCCGCCATCATTCCCGCCATCACCGGCCGGGCCTGGATCACCGGCACGACGAGCTATTTCCTCGATCCGAGCGATCCCTATCCACAAGGCTATGTGGTCGCCGACAGCTGGGGCACGTCGGGCACGGCCGTGAGCCAGGAATG is a window from the Rhodoligotrophos appendicifer genome containing:
- a CDS encoding MBL fold metallo-hydrolase; this translates as MADIPFERDMDFTLGRAQQVSPLIRRLVAPNPGPFTFRGTNTYIVGQGSVAVIDPGPESDDHLAALLAAIEGETVSHIVVTHTHRDHSPLAARLQQATGAPTIAFGPHGSGRAIARDLSGMIELDASGDTDFDPDQRIGHGEVIAGRDWHLEAVFTPGHTSNHMAFALREENALFSADHVMAWSTSIIAPPDGNMADYMASLRHLLERDDEVFWPGHGPEKRDPRSFVRAFITHRQMREQAILDRIRSGNRTIPSIVAEVYKAVDPKLHPAAAMSTWAAVEHLVEQGKVKADGPVALTAEYAPA
- a CDS encoding proline racemase family protein codes for the protein MRSLRAINVVGCHAEGEVGDVVVGGLLAPKGETVFEMMKTMEREQDHIRRFLLCEPRGTVARNMNIIVPAKRADCVAGAIIMESTEYPPMSGSNTMCISTVLLETGMVPMVEPVTRMRLDMPGGPVDVIAECRDGKCVSVTFENVPSFVFHLDAPLELEGHGTISVDVAYGGMIYALVDARALGFSIAPDEARDLAVLGEQVRIAARAQIEAIHPELPEVKGVSIVQFNTRFEGPDTVARNTCIVSPGRSDRSPTGTGLSARLAVLAARGQLKVGERFSHSSIIGSRFDGRIAGEARCGDKPAIIPAITGRAWITGTTSYFLDPSDPYPQGYVVADSWGTSGTAVSQE